In the genome of Croceimicrobium hydrocarbonivorans, one region contains:
- a CDS encoding MarC family protein yields the protein MILDLLRSILSDSISLFTIMNPLSVGVIMLGLLDENAPREEIRHVSRKTMKAAFLTMIISFLLGTYIFQFFGISPAGLRIFGGTILFIMGLNMVQGHGKKVNHNEKDQKAAEKRDDISVVPLAIPVMVGAGMLTTIINMSIAAEGWMDYVSGIVAIIIVSIAALIILQRMPFIKKALGDNGLKVFNRIMGLVVGSLAAQMFLKGVFTLYHNFSV from the coding sequence ATGATTCTGGACCTTTTACGTAGTATTCTTTCAGACAGTATTTCACTCTTCACCATTATGAATCCCTTATCCGTAGGGGTAATCATGCTGGGACTTTTAGATGAGAACGCCCCCCGTGAAGAGATTCGTCATGTATCCAGGAAAACCATGAAAGCGGCTTTCCTTACCATGATTATTTCCTTTTTGTTGGGTACCTATATCTTTCAATTCTTTGGCATTTCCCCGGCTGGTCTGCGCATTTTCGGGGGTACTATTCTCTTTATCATGGGTTTAAACATGGTGCAAGGCCATGGCAAAAAAGTGAATCATAATGAGAAAGATCAAAAAGCAGCGGAAAAACGAGATGACATAAGCGTGGTGCCTTTGGCGATCCCCGTTATGGTGGGCGCCGGTATGCTTACCACCATAATTAATATGAGCATCGCCGCCGAGGGTTGGATGGACTATGTAAGTGGAATTGTGGCCATTATTATCGTTAGCATTGCTGCCTTGATTATCTTACAGCGCATGCCCTTTATTAAAAAGGCTTTGGGCGATAATGGCCTCAAAGTATTTAACCGTATTATGGGTCTGGTAGTAGGTTCGCTGGCCGCCCAAATGTTCTTAAAAGGTGTCTTTACCCTCTACCATAATTTTAGTGTATGA
- a CDS encoding stage II sporulation protein M, producing MTESAFISANINRWQEFERSLKSPKGESPDHLKSLFLQTTDDLAYAQTFFKGGEAENYLQQLSHKLQSTVTKRRAFHWAKFSRFWSQELPLISYKYRRTLLYSVLIFLLSVGIGVFSAAKDPTYTRLIMGDRYVDMTESFIEDDDPMAVYKQSGQTEMFLGITFNNIMVSFYAFALGLFTAVGTVYIMVSNGIMLGAFQFFFFQKGLFWTSFLTIWIHGTLEISAIVIAGAAGMILGNSFMFPKSYSRVESFKRGARDGMKLVIGLVPIFITAGFLEGFVTRLTDMPTALKVFIIVVSLGFILFYFSWYPRLIYQSYKQQQKHVS from the coding sequence ATGACAGAGTCTGCGTTTATTAGCGCTAATATAAACCGCTGGCAAGAATTTGAAAGAAGCCTAAAATCACCCAAGGGTGAAAGTCCGGATCATCTTAAAAGTCTTTTCCTGCAAACCACCGATGATTTGGCTTATGCCCAAACATTTTTTAAGGGTGGGGAGGCCGAAAATTACCTGCAGCAACTCAGTCATAAATTACAATCCACAGTTACCAAAAGACGGGCTTTTCATTGGGCTAAATTCAGCCGTTTTTGGTCTCAGGAATTACCCTTGATCTCCTATAAATACCGCCGAACTCTATTGTATTCGGTGCTCATATTTCTTTTGAGTGTGGGGATCGGTGTGTTTAGCGCCGCCAAAGATCCTACCTATACCCGTTTAATTATGGGCGATCGCTATGTGGATATGACGGAGAGCTTTATTGAAGACGATGATCCGATGGCCGTATACAAACAATCCGGGCAAACCGAAATGTTTCTGGGGATCACTTTCAATAATATCATGGTCTCCTTTTATGCTTTTGCTCTGGGCCTTTTTACAGCAGTGGGAACGGTTTACATTATGGTAAGTAATGGGATAATGCTGGGTGCCTTTCAGTTCTTCTTTTTTCAGAAGGGCCTTTTTTGGACTTCCTTCCTCACCATTTGGATACACGGTACCCTCGAAATTTCAGCGATTGTTATTGCCGGTGCCGCCGGAATGATTTTGGGCAATAGCTTTATGTTTCCCAAATCTTATTCTCGAGTAGAGAGCTTTAAACGTGGGGCGCGCGATGGCATGAAACTGGTAATTGGCCTGGTTCCGATTTTTATTACCGCTGGTTTTTTGGAAGGCTTTGTTACCCGCTTAACCGATATGCCAACCGCATTAAAGGTCTTTATTATAGTGGTCTCCTTAGGCTTTATCCTATTCTATTTTTCCTGGTATCCTCGACTCATATACCAATCTTACAAACAGCAACAGAAACATGTATCTTAA
- a CDS encoding AAA family ATPase — protein sequence MEENTNPESDAFEKRVDLSRFKASLERVNEQIGSYIVGQRKAVELLQVALIADGHVLIEGVPGIAKTQLAKLMARALDLDFSRVQFTPDLMPSDILGTSVYNQKQGEFEFKSGPVFSNVVLVDEINRAPAKTQAALFEVMEERQVTIDGHQHKMDEPYLILATQNPIEQEGTYRLPEAQLDRFLFKISMDYPSLDEEFEILKLHQSLQGKPEAMIQKALSKEDIQELRATAKQIHIEEDILRYIAAIVDATRNQGSLYLGASPRASLALLNSARALAAIQDRDFVSPDDIRFLAAPVLAHRVILSPEREMEGLSSVEVLDQIVRSIKVPGS from the coding sequence ATGGAAGAAAACACTAATCCCGAATCAGATGCTTTTGAAAAGCGTGTAGACCTGAGTCGATTTAAAGCATCGCTGGAAAGGGTGAATGAGCAAATTGGCTCCTATATCGTTGGGCAGCGCAAGGCCGTAGAACTATTACAGGTGGCGCTTATCGCGGATGGTCATGTCTTGATTGAAGGGGTGCCCGGGATTGCTAAAACCCAATTGGCCAAGCTTATGGCCCGTGCCCTGGATTTAGATTTCTCAAGGGTGCAATTTACGCCAGACCTCATGCCTTCAGATATCCTGGGAACATCGGTATACAACCAAAAACAAGGGGAGTTCGAGTTTAAATCCGGACCTGTATTCTCCAATGTGGTATTGGTGGATGAGATTAATCGGGCCCCAGCCAAAACTCAGGCGGCCTTATTTGAGGTGATGGAAGAAAGGCAGGTAACCATAGATGGACATCAACATAAAATGGATGAACCCTATCTGATTTTAGCCACCCAAAACCCCATTGAGCAAGAGGGCACCTATCGTTTGCCGGAAGCGCAATTGGATCGATTCCTCTTTAAAATTTCCATGGACTATCCTAGTTTAGATGAGGAGTTTGAGATTTTAAAATTGCATCAATCCCTGCAAGGCAAGCCAGAGGCCATGATTCAGAAGGCGCTTTCCAAGGAAGACATTCAGGAATTGCGCGCCACGGCCAAACAGATTCATATTGAAGAGGATATTTTACGCTATATCGCTGCGATTGTAGATGCTACTCGCAATCAAGGTTCCTTATACCTTGGGGCTTCACCACGAGCTTCCTTGGCCTTGTTAAATAGTGCCCGTGCGCTGGCCGCCATTCAAGACCGTGATTTTGTAAGTCCGGATGATATTCGTTTCCTCGCTGCTCCGGTTTTAGCCCACCGGGTAATTCTAAGTCCCGAACGCGAAATGGAAGGCTTAAGCAGCGTAGAAGTATTGGATCAAATTGTAAGAAGCATCAAAGTACCCGGTTCTTGA
- a CDS encoding DUF58 domain-containing protein, producing the protein MKLIRNLYFGPNFYRITGLLIGLWIVAYPLPFLLFPVQIISLLYAVVLLWEIVYLFRRQANIEAQREVSDRLSNGDANPVQIKLLSLYNSPVKIEVLDEIPAQFQLRNHSFKATIQPLEELTWDYHLRPVKRGPYEFGKLRIYVSFLSHSIQRALVHDLSRTVKTYPSYLDLRRYELMAFSDQLRLQGQKRVRQIAVSKEFEKIDKYVEGDDYRRINWKATARTGDLMVNHYRDERSQNILMAIDKGRAMKMPFGGMSLLDYAINASLMISNVALKKGDRAGMVSVQDKVQGQVLPESRASQMMRIMEALYAEKTAYKETDMRALYRWCSYSLKERSLIMLYSNFESLHALKRQLPYLKLINRSHRLLLIFFLNEEVEDISMKEANSLQEVYRKALAEDFVLEKRRIAHALQREGIQTLLTRPEDLNIKALNKYLEIKQRGLI; encoded by the coding sequence TTGAAGCTAATTAGGAATCTATATTTCGGACCTAATTTTTACCGAATTACAGGTCTGTTAATTGGGCTTTGGATAGTAGCTTATCCCTTGCCTTTCCTGCTATTTCCAGTGCAAATCATTAGTCTGCTATACGCTGTGGTATTGCTCTGGGAAATAGTTTATCTCTTTCGGCGCCAAGCTAATATCGAAGCCCAAAGAGAAGTGTCGGATCGTTTGTCGAATGGTGATGCCAATCCGGTTCAAATCAAGCTTCTGAGCCTTTATAATAGTCCGGTAAAAATTGAGGTCTTGGATGAAATTCCCGCCCAATTTCAATTGCGGAATCATTCCTTTAAAGCTACCATTCAACCTTTGGAAGAATTAACTTGGGACTATCATTTACGCCCGGTTAAACGCGGACCCTATGAATTTGGGAAGCTGCGGATTTACGTTTCCTTTTTAAGTCATTCGATCCAAAGAGCTTTGGTTCACGACCTTAGTCGAACGGTAAAAACCTACCCTTCTTACCTGGATTTACGACGCTATGAATTAATGGCCTTTAGCGATCAATTGCGTTTGCAGGGCCAAAAAAGAGTGCGTCAAATTGCGGTGAGCAAGGAGTTTGAGAAGATTGATAAATATGTAGAAGGCGATGATTACCGCCGTATTAATTGGAAAGCCACCGCGCGTACCGGCGATTTAATGGTGAACCACTATCGCGATGAGCGCAGCCAAAACATCTTGATGGCCATCGATAAAGGCCGGGCTATGAAAATGCCTTTCGGCGGAATGAGCTTATTGGATTATGCCATTAATGCCAGTCTCATGATTAGCAATGTGGCCTTAAAGAAAGGCGATCGAGCGGGAATGGTAAGCGTCCAAGATAAAGTGCAGGGCCAGGTGCTACCCGAATCGCGTGCCAGCCAGATGATGCGCATTATGGAAGCCTTGTACGCAGAGAAAACGGCCTATAAGGAAACGGATATGAGGGCCTTATACCGATGGTGTAGTTACAGCCTTAAGGAGCGCAGCTTGATTATGCTCTACAGCAATTTTGAATCCTTGCATGCCCTAAAACGACAATTGCCCTATCTCAAATTGATCAATCGCAGCCATCGTTTATTGCTGATCTTTTTCCTGAATGAAGAAGTGGAAGACATTAGCATGAAGGAGGCCAATAGCCTTCAGGAAGTGTATCGAAAAGCCCTGGCGGAAGATTTCGTTTTGGAGAAACGCCGCATTGCCCATGCCCTGCAAAGGGAGGGAATTCAAACTCTATTGACTCGTCCGGAAGACCTCAATATCAAGGCCCTCAATAAATACCTAGAGATTAAGCAGCGGGGCTTAATCTAA
- a CDS encoding sterol desaturase family protein, with product MLSKPALSWEPDCRICIWDACNSYFWEMDIQFPNLIHHAIPFFVAFVLLEIVLTAWRRIPTYQAKDALSSIAMGLGNVGVGFISKALIFGAYTLVYQFRIFTLDFSWWMWILLFLGDDLSYYWFHRTSHNVRYFWASHIVHHSSQNYNLATALRQTWTGGLTGSFIFYLWLPLLGFHPLAILFMHSISLLYQFWIHTELIDRMPRWFEYIFNTPSHHRVHHSSDTKYLDRNHAGILIIWDRMFGTFIEEDEHPHYGLTKNIHSFNPLYIATHEWIAIFQDIRKHPKYFWSYLFGPPGWSHDGSRKTSAQLRAEMQDSE from the coding sequence ATGCTAAGCAAACCTGCCCTTTCTTGGGAGCCAGATTGCAGAATCTGTATTTGGGACGCTTGCAATTCTTATTTTTGGGAGATGGACATCCAGTTCCCCAATCTAATCCATCATGCCATCCCCTTTTTTGTGGCATTTGTTCTGCTGGAGATCGTGCTAACGGCTTGGCGGCGTATTCCTACTTATCAGGCTAAGGATGCTTTAAGCAGCATCGCCATGGGCTTGGGTAATGTAGGCGTGGGCTTTATTAGCAAAGCTTTGATTTTTGGGGCTTATACCCTGGTCTATCAGTTTCGGATTTTCACCTTGGACTTTAGCTGGTGGATGTGGATCTTACTCTTTTTGGGAGATGATTTATCCTATTATTGGTTTCATCGCACTTCTCATAATGTGCGCTATTTCTGGGCCAGTCATATTGTACATCACAGTTCACAGAATTACAATTTGGCCACTGCCCTGCGCCAAACCTGGACTGGAGGCCTTACCGGAAGTTTTATCTTTTACCTCTGGTTGCCCCTCTTAGGCTTTCATCCACTGGCCATCCTCTTTATGCACAGCATTAGTCTTTTGTATCAGTTTTGGATTCACACCGAGCTTATTGACCGCATGCCCCGTTGGTTCGAGTATATCTTTAATACTCCATCCCATCATCGGGTGCACCATAGTAGCGATACCAAGTATTTGGATCGCAATCATGCCGGGATATTAATTATTTGGGATCGGATGTTTGGCACTTTTATCGAAGAGGATGAGCATCCCCATTATGGGCTCACCAAGAATATTCATAGCTTTAACCCACTGTATATCGCTACGCATGAATGGATTGCGATTTTTCAGGATATCCGAAAACACCCTAAATATTTCTGGTCTTACTTATTCGGCCCACCGGGCTGGAGTCATGATGGTTCCCGAAAAACCAGTGCCCAGCTCCGTGCGGAAATGCAAGATTCTGAATGA
- a CDS encoding LamG-like jellyroll fold domain-containing protein has product MKNYYSLFLLIFVIALKAQPIQLSSGLIGAYPFEIDSNFNSLQFHDTSGVNTAMTYQGTAMGHADRKGGFGAVRIMDILGNGNGPNEFISHNASPKYPSGDSARSFSFWFMKESLDLNFEAQIQFVMFYGNQQPSQGCGVAVDYAQGQVYFLGVQNDLIVNYNLQFNQWYHIVATYDGDTAKMYLNDSLVGQKTLAWNTFSTSFSSNPRYGYFIQTTPTGGSQIHYSNSYKGFLDDVLIYNRVLNSREVTALYGGDTSSTGSSGVSVPNFSLSKETFWYPNPTEGRIQIPDHQQIDLLRILDQQGRIMLELSKPNLGVDLSVLPAGLYWLQVKGPQGLRQGQLLKH; this is encoded by the coding sequence ATGAAGAATTACTACAGCCTATTCCTTTTGATTTTCGTGATCGCCCTAAAAGCGCAACCAATTCAGTTGAGTTCAGGTTTGATTGGGGCCTATCCTTTTGAGATCGACTCAAATTTCAACAGCCTTCAGTTTCATGATACATCAGGTGTTAATACCGCCATGACTTACCAAGGTACGGCCATGGGCCATGCTGATCGTAAAGGAGGCTTTGGTGCCGTGCGAATTATGGACATTTTAGGAAATGGAAACGGCCCTAATGAGTTTATCAGTCATAATGCCTCACCAAAATATCCATCCGGAGATTCGGCAAGAAGCTTTAGTTTCTGGTTTATGAAGGAGTCGCTCGATTTAAACTTCGAGGCCCAAATTCAATTTGTGATGTTCTATGGAAACCAACAACCCAGTCAAGGTTGCGGTGTGGCGGTAGATTATGCCCAAGGTCAGGTTTATTTTCTGGGGGTACAAAATGACCTTATCGTAAATTACAATCTTCAGTTTAATCAGTGGTATCATATCGTGGCTACTTATGATGGTGATACGGCCAAGATGTATTTAAACGATAGCCTGGTAGGGCAAAAAACTCTGGCTTGGAATACATTTTCTACTTCCTTTAGCTCCAATCCTCGCTATGGCTATTTCATTCAAACTACTCCCACCGGAGGCTCGCAGATTCATTATTCGAATTCCTACAAAGGATTTTTGGATGATGTGCTGATTTACAATCGAGTGCTAAACAGCCGGGAGGTTACCGCCCTTTATGGAGGAGATACGAGTTCTACTGGTTCCTCCGGAGTGTCGGTTCCAAACTTTAGCCTAAGCAAAGAAACTTTTTGGTACCCTAATCCTACTGAAGGTCGGATTCAGATTCCTGATCATCAGCAAATTGATCTGCTACGAATTTTAGATCAACAAGGGCGAATAATGCTTGAACTCAGCAAACCTAATCTAGGGGTAGACCTGAGTGTCTTGCCAGCGGGCCTCTATTGGTTGCAGGTAAAAGGGCCGCAGGGTTTAAGGCAAGGGCAACTGCTGAAACACTAG
- a CDS encoding DUF7847 domain-containing protein, translated as MYLKYDPFRKRSVGASINLTFALLRGHAKDIFSVILPIAGPAALIYFISIFFLQEEAQRILTGNRTFVSFDSFGIFGQVIFALFFYAIFTLFSQLGIYAWVRKAYEEDRAPRLIEVWRLVRRGILPLIGIAFILLIAGIITIAIISLLGFMQPLLIFLFFIPFFYLLVRISLFPVAIVMEGRSIDSLARSWRLVDQNWWATFGFFFLIGLITSILDKTVQLPITLLDGSISYLDYQVVDPANLEFTTEAWFLALTSLIAIIVALITTLISGVASAAWFGNLVDRKENVGIQRDIEASMQSEQSSEQEGEY; from the coding sequence ATGTATCTTAAGTACGATCCTTTTCGCAAGCGCTCCGTGGGCGCCAGCATCAATTTAACCTTTGCATTGCTACGCGGTCATGCCAAGGATATTTTTAGTGTGATACTACCCATTGCTGGGCCCGCCGCTCTGATTTATTTCATTTCCATATTCTTTCTGCAGGAGGAGGCGCAAAGGATTCTCACCGGGAATAGAACCTTTGTATCATTTGATTCATTTGGCATATTTGGGCAGGTGATTTTTGCTTTGTTCTTCTATGCAATTTTCACTTTGTTCTCTCAGCTTGGTATTTATGCTTGGGTTCGTAAAGCCTATGAAGAGGATAGGGCTCCTCGATTAATTGAAGTGTGGCGTTTAGTTCGCAGAGGTATTTTACCCTTGATTGGAATCGCTTTTATTTTACTTATTGCAGGGATTATTACCATTGCAATTATTAGCCTCTTAGGCTTCATGCAACCATTATTGATTTTCCTATTCTTTATTCCCTTTTTCTATTTATTAGTGCGTATTAGCCTCTTTCCGGTGGCCATTGTGATGGAGGGGCGCTCCATAGATTCATTGGCAAGGTCATGGCGTTTAGTCGATCAGAACTGGTGGGCCACTTTTGGCTTCTTTTTCCTTATTGGCTTAATAACCTCAATTTTGGATAAAACAGTACAGTTACCCATTACCTTATTAGATGGATCAATTTCGTACTTAGACTATCAAGTGGTTGATCCAGCAAACTTGGAATTCACCACCGAAGCTTGGTTTTTAGCACTAACTAGCCTCATTGCGATTATTGTGGCATTAATAACCACCTTAATTAGTGGTGTGGCATCTGCTGCCTGGTTCGGAAACCTGGTAGATCGTAAAGAGAATGTGGGTATTCAAAGAGATATAGAAGCATCTATGCAATCAGAGCAAAGCAGCGAGCAGGAAGGTGAGTATTAG
- a CDS encoding T9SS type A sorting domain-containing protein, which translates to MHKIIYSFAFILFSFFAQAQYWQRTNASIAAVGNDTRLLTATTGDTIYALARSTSHRNIISTSLDQGQTWSAGAPIFDTLIDGIVATVSQLAGINGRLYARVNLGTSSYVNLYYYSDDLGANWTIDTAGLPASFNPAYKLGFRLKAMNNGYMAAISEFDGAYFKQAGQNAWVFRNTFSTTSQKNIQDITYAGNTWYALNNFVANEADRITKSTDFGQSWTSTNTSGLPTGFAPYNLVSNHQSKFYLSGSISGADANVILYSNDGCATWGATNTASLASYNLASVYLHDLYAVDDYVFATFFPTSGDTVSRILISSDPVPNFSLCSVDGLPTYPSNQFALAPPILSYFHIGPKLFIAYADDLYTSSPGFVGGNPGIGTKENSSLEKLSFYPNPAKDRLKIEASQQGRFQIFSLDGSLMQEMELNSGHHEIPLNLPQGLYLIHYNNELSKLIITD; encoded by the coding sequence ATGCACAAAATAATCTACAGCTTTGCTTTCATCCTTTTTAGCTTCTTTGCTCAGGCTCAATACTGGCAAAGAACCAATGCATCCATTGCTGCGGTAGGTAATGATACCCGCCTCCTAACCGCTACTACCGGCGATACCATTTATGCTTTAGCCCGTAGTACCAGCCATCGAAATATAATCAGCACCTCCTTAGATCAAGGTCAAACTTGGTCTGCCGGAGCCCCAATATTCGATACCCTGATAGATGGCATCGTGGCAACCGTTTCCCAATTGGCTGGTATTAATGGTCGACTTTATGCTCGTGTAAATCTGGGTACCTCCAGTTATGTGAACTTGTATTACTATTCTGATGACCTGGGCGCAAACTGGACTATCGATACCGCCGGCTTGCCTGCCTCCTTCAACCCCGCTTATAAATTGGGTTTCCGCTTAAAGGCTATGAATAATGGCTATATGGCCGCAATCTCAGAATTTGACGGTGCCTATTTTAAACAAGCCGGACAAAATGCTTGGGTGTTTCGCAATACCTTTAGCACTACCAGTCAAAAGAATATCCAAGACATCACCTATGCTGGTAATACCTGGTATGCGCTTAACAATTTTGTGGCCAATGAGGCGGATCGAATTACCAAATCAACCGACTTTGGTCAAAGCTGGACTTCTACGAATACCAGCGGCCTGCCTACGGGTTTTGCACCTTATAATTTGGTGAGTAACCATCAATCTAAGTTTTACCTTTCTGGTTCCATTTCAGGTGCCGACGCCAATGTAATTCTCTATTCCAATGATGGCTGTGCTACCTGGGGGGCCACGAATACCGCCAGTTTAGCTTCCTATAATTTGGCCAGCGTTTACCTCCACGATTTATATGCAGTAGACGATTATGTCTTCGCCACCTTTTTCCCCACAAGTGGTGATACCGTTTCCCGGATTTTGATCTCCAGTGATCCGGTTCCCAATTTTTCGCTTTGCAGCGTAGATGGCTTACCAACCTACCCCAGCAATCAATTTGCTTTGGCACCGCCTATTCTAAGCTATTTCCATATAGGACCCAAACTCTTCATTGCTTACGCAGATGATTTATACACTTCCAGCCCAGGCTTTGTAGGTGGAAATCCTGGCATCGGAACGAAAGAAAATTCAAGCCTGGAGAAACTAAGCTTTTATCCAAATCCCGCCAAGGATCGCTTAAAGATTGAAGCCTCACAGCAGGGTCGCTTTCAAATATTCTCCCTCGACGGCAGCTTAATGCAGGAAATGGAATTGAATTCTGGTCATCACGAAATTCCTCTGAATCTGCCTCAAGGCCTTTACCTCATCCATTACAATAATGAGCTCAGTAAGCTGATTATTACAGATTAA
- a CDS encoding RDD family protein has protein sequence MESIRIQTSQNVAIEQELAGVGDRLIAGIIDLALMIFIGLIGFAILSSIGTDENTQIFLILGFNFILLTYHPLCEIFLGGASLGKRAMNLRVIRLDGSAFRTSDAIIRWLFSLIEIFMTMGGLATAVVALSAKGQRLGDLAAGTTVIKIKDSLGLLEQSLEKKPKIAEDYVPTFNGVLRLTDQEIDLLSKSIDIFRNSQDRKPMEKAKAMVEQRLEISSEMHPIKFLETIRKDYLYYSLKSQEQLEKGLH, from the coding sequence ATGGAAAGCATTCGCATTCAAACTTCGCAAAATGTAGCCATCGAGCAAGAATTGGCCGGTGTGGGCGATCGACTTATTGCAGGCATTATCGACCTGGCGCTTATGATCTTCATTGGTTTAATCGGCTTTGCCATTTTAAGCTCAATTGGAACGGATGAAAACACTCAAATCTTTTTAATCTTAGGCTTCAACTTTATTCTCCTTACTTATCACCCACTTTGTGAAATCTTCTTGGGTGGGGCCTCTTTGGGCAAGAGGGCAATGAATCTAAGAGTAATTCGCCTGGATGGCAGTGCCTTTCGTACTTCGGATGCGATTATTCGCTGGCTCTTTTCGCTAATTGAAATTTTTATGACCATGGGAGGTCTGGCCACCGCTGTAGTTGCCTTAAGCGCCAAAGGTCAACGCCTTGGTGATTTAGCTGCAGGAACCACAGTTATTAAGATCAAAGACAGCTTGGGTTTATTGGAACAGAGCCTGGAAAAGAAGCCTAAAATTGCGGAGGACTATGTCCCCACCTTCAATGGTGTGCTGCGCTTAACTGATCAAGAAATAGATCTTCTTTCCAAGAGCATTGACATCTTCCGAAATTCCCAAGATCGCAAGCCCATGGAAAAGGCAAAGGCCATGGTTGAGCAGCGTTTAGAGATTAGCTCCGAAATGCATCCCATTAAGTTTTTGGAAACCATCCGTAAAGATTACCTCTATTACAGCCTAAAAAGCCAGGAACAATTGGAAAAAGGCCTTCATTAA
- the rmuC gene encoding DNA recombination protein RmuC, translated as MSLVYLFIPLAFVLGFALAWWINQKRPHPALEAEKNQLKNDLALWQSKAQSAEERIQSVEAELQNLRQQIQSYSEDKARLRAEVDHAQERLKEQKSELSDLQKQFSEQFQNLAQKILEEKSERFTQTNKENIEGILKPLNEKIKEFQEKVSRTNLEGAERNSALIQQIKSLQELNHSLKAEAHSLTQALKGESKTQGNWGEYQLERILESAGLQKDIHYRKEVNFKNSENQNQRPDFLLDLPDGKHLILDSKVSLTAYLRYVESEDEAEKARFLKEHLLSIHGHIDSLSKRNYQDLPGVNQPDYVMLFVANEPALHLALAEDPQLFDKALQKNIVLVSTSTLLATLRTISYIWRQDAQNKNAEEIARQAGAMFDKFVNFSDDLMKLGNQMATAQKTYDAAMNKLSEGRGSLVSRAQKLQELGAVNSQKKLDNRLIDSHDED; from the coding sequence ATGAGTTTAGTGTATCTCTTTATCCCCCTGGCATTTGTACTGGGTTTTGCCCTGGCCTGGTGGATTAACCAAAAAAGACCCCATCCGGCTCTGGAAGCCGAAAAAAACCAATTGAAGAATGATTTAGCCCTTTGGCAGTCCAAGGCACAAAGCGCCGAAGAACGCATCCAAAGCGTGGAAGCCGAGCTCCAAAATCTGCGTCAGCAAATCCAATCTTATAGTGAAGATAAGGCCAGGCTCAGGGCCGAAGTAGATCATGCACAAGAGCGTTTAAAGGAGCAGAAATCTGAATTAAGCGATCTCCAAAAGCAGTTTAGCGAGCAATTCCAAAACCTGGCTCAAAAGATCTTGGAGGAAAAAAGCGAGCGCTTTACCCAAACCAATAAGGAGAACATCGAGGGTATTTTAAAACCCTTGAATGAAAAGATTAAAGAGTTTCAAGAAAAAGTAAGTCGCACTAATTTGGAGGGTGCCGAGCGTAACTCTGCGCTCATTCAGCAAATCAAAAGCTTACAAGAGCTTAACCACAGCCTTAAGGCCGAAGCGCATTCCCTCACCCAAGCCCTTAAAGGAGAGAGTAAAACCCAGGGTAATTGGGGCGAATACCAATTAGAGCGCATCCTCGAATCGGCAGGCTTGCAAAAGGACATCCACTATCGTAAGGAGGTGAACTTTAAGAATAGCGAAAATCAAAATCAACGTCCCGACTTTCTGCTTGACCTCCCCGATGGAAAGCATTTAATTCTGGATTCTAAAGTTTCACTTACCGCCTACCTGCGCTATGTGGAAAGCGAAGATGAAGCCGAGAAAGCACGCTTCTTGAAAGAGCATTTGCTTAGCATCCATGGGCATATCGACAGCCTGAGTAAACGAAATTACCAGGATCTCCCTGGGGTTAATCAACCGGATTATGTGATGCTCTTTGTGGCCAATGAACCGGCTTTGCATTTGGCTTTAGCCGAAGATCCTCAGCTCTTCGATAAGGCTCTGCAAAAGAATATTGTGCTGGTGAGCACCTCTACCCTGCTGGCTACCCTACGCACCATTAGCTATATCTGGCGCCAGGATGCCCAGAATAAAAATGCGGAAGAAATTGCCCGTCAGGCAGGAGCCATGTTCGACAAATTCGTGAACTTCTCGGATGACCTAATGAAGTTGGGAAATCAAATGGCTACCGCCCAGAAGACCTACGATGCGGCTATGAATAAACTCAGTGAAGGTAGAGGCAGCCTGGTTAGCCGCGCTCAAAAATTACAAGAATTAGGAGCCGTAAACTCTCAGAAAAAATTGGATAATCGCTTAATCGACAGTCATGATGAAGACTAA